The genomic segment TCTGCCCCTGTGCTGGCCTCCTCTCTCTACCTTCTTTGATCTCGAACTCGCAGCTGCTCTGCATAACAACTCAGTCCGATTGCGTCACTTGCGGGCACGTTATAGTTAAGTTTTTTTCCCCAGCGCCGGAGCCTCCAGTGGCAGTAGCATCTCCGTTTTAGTCAATGCaataaggggggagagagagaaaggagagagagaagcgATAGCAATGGAACATCAGCTGCTATGCTGCGAGGGAGAGCCGATCAGAAGAGCTTACAAGGACTCCAATTTAATCAATGACCGCGTCCTGCAGACCATGCTGAGGACCGAGGAGAACTGTCTGCCTTCCCTCAGCTATTTCAAATGCGTCCAAAAAGAAATTTTGCCCTCCATGAGGAAGATTGTGGCCACTTGGATGCTGGAGGTTTGTGCAGAGAATCTTGTAGACATGATCtagctgtgtgcgtgtgtgcagaGAGGGTATTTGCACTCTGCAGCCCTGGCAGGAGCTGCCCCCAGTTTCTTAATTTGAGGGGGTGAAATGGGGAGACAGACTAAGGATGTGACAGCAAACTGGGGGGACGTGACACCCCCATCCCTCCGGCCCCAACACAGCCTGTTTCTCTGCTTCCTCCCCAACTcattttgatattttaaaatatctttttttaaatgtgGGTTCACCCTGTGGgcacctatctcccccccccctctctctctctctcccccaccccaccccactctcactctctcccccaccccaccccactctcactctctcccccaccccaccccactctcactctctccccccccccactctctctctcccccccccccactctctctctcccccccccccactctctctctccccctcccccccccactctctctctccccctcccccccccactctctctctcccccaccccactctctctctccccccccactctctctctcccccccccactctctctctccccccccactctctctctcccccccccactctctctctccccccccactctctctctccccccccactctctctctccccccccactctctctctcccccccactctctctctccccccactctctctcttccccccccaccccacactctctcttccccccccaccccacactctctcttcccccccaccccacactctctctcttcccccccccaccccactctctctctcttccccccaccccactctctctctctcccccccaccccactctctctccctcccccccaccccactctctctcccccaccccactctctctcccccaccccactctctctctctctcccccccccactctctctctctccccccccccactctctctctctccccccccactctctctctctctcccccccccactctctctctctctcccccccccactctctctctctctcccccccccccactctctctctctctccccccccccactctctctctctctcccccccccccactctctctctccccccccccactctctctctccccccccccactctctctctccccccccccactctctctctcccccccccactctctctctcccccccccccactctctctctcccccccccccactctctctctccccccccccccactctctctctccccccccccactctctctctccccccccccactctctctctccccccccccctctctctccccccccccctctctcccccccccctctctctccccccccccctctctctcccccccccccctctctctcccccccccctctctctctccccccccctctctctcccccccccctctctctcccccccccctctctctccccccccccactctctctgtctgagACTCTCCCCCTCTTATTGCCCGGGTTCATAAGTTTTGCAATAGTCTCTTATCTCTCTAAGGTGGAGAATGTGATGAGGGCATTTCACAGGCGGCCGAGGAGACAGCCAGCCCCCTGCCCACCTCACCCCCCTGCCCACCTCACCCCCCTGCCCACGTTTTCTCGCCCAGATCCTGGGGCTGAGAAAttaatgtttattttttttaaaaccctaAATAGGGTTGTACACGTCTACAGATCACTCGGTGCCAGTATTAATCGCCATCTTGTTCCGtatgcctctgccccccccccccccaaaaaattctTAACTTTTATTTCAAATAATCTCAgagacccccggggggggggggctgagtcccCCTCAGCgccgcgggagagggagaggggaggggggggatttccAGGCATTTCAGAAACTCACCAGAGGAAATTAACCCGATTCTTTGTTGCGAGGCATTTCTCCCCCAGCCCTCGGCAAAGCCCCCTCCCCAGAAAGGCTCCAAATTGAGGGGGTTGCGAGGGGTGAGGGGCCGGGGGAAATGTCCCGGCGCAAAGCAGGGGGGCTCCGCCACATTTTCCTGCCCCTTTCGCTTAATTGGGCGCCCGTTCTCTATTTTTAATCATTTTTTGAAGTTGTGCCGGTGGTGggtggtttttttttttggggggggggcaggcaaggTCGGTCACGTCGCCGCATTTCCTCCAAatttgctccctccacctcccccctccctaccccggagtgagagagaggggaaagggagggggaggcatTGAAATTCAGTTCCTTTGGCGAGGTTCCCCGGCCACAAATGCCCAAAGTGACCCCGATTCggaaagaggggtggccgggggagaTTTTCATCCCATTCCCATCGGCCCGGCtaatttttaaatattttaaaatattttttgaaaagatGACGACGTGAAAATTTCCGGCCGGctgcagtgggagagagagagagagacggagagggaggcaaAAACGTAGTCACTCTGTCTGATGGCACTTGGCTCTGTCCGAATTCGTTGGTCAGATTtgttgcggttggggggggggggggggtcagaattaAGAAATGCGGCGCCCGAGAGCCCCAAAGTTTAGCCAAGGAAGTTTAAAGGAGCCCCTTTCTCTTGCGACTCCAGTTAATCTGTCGCCTTCTCCCACTTTGCTCTTTATCTGTTGTAGGTGTGCGAGGAGCAGAAATGCGAGGAGGAAGTCTTTCCGATCGCCATGAATTACCTGGACCGGTATCTGTCCATTGAACTGACCAAGAAGACCCACTTACAGCTGCTGGGGGCGACCTGCATGTTTCTGGCTTCGAAAATGAAGGAGACGATTCCGCTAACCGCAGAGAAACTCTGCATTTATACCGACAACTCTATCCGGCCCGAGGAGTTACTGGTAAATGGCCaatcccccccacagacacacacacacacacaacccccatcaAATTTAATCAGCAGGaatgtccccctccccacccaccacaacATTGCAGTctcgcccccatctgcagcaaaggAGGAAATTTGCTGCAAAAAGATCCGGCACCATGGACACTTTGAGAATCGGCTGAACACATTTTTGcctttgtctcccccccccccccccccacctctctggagCGCCGCCCTGTTGCAAATCCAATCAACAGCTCGCAATATTTCTGGGCAGGAGGTTTTATCCCATATCGCCAGAGATATCTTCCTCAGCCCTCACACAGATTACACTTCCAGCCTCCTTCCcatttaataaagccttcaatttggATTATAACCTGGAGCCCCCTTCTGTTCCACACAGTCCGAACTCCCAAGTCAAGTAATGCGAAAGGAATAACATCATTTAACAAAATACAACATCGAAAATAGTCATTAATAATTAACAATTgggattgattttttaaaatgggGTTCGAGGACATTATGCAGTTCCCCCTCTCAGATATTGTcgtgtttttttttctctcaatTCCAACGATCCCGGGATATTGCAAAGGCAGCACCTCATGGAACTTTTTTCAGCATTTCGCATCCACCTCATCTCTCGCCAATCGCCGATTGTTTTTCATTTCTAACGCAGCGACTTTATCTCAGTCAGACTCACAGACTGTcccagtcccacactgtgtccctgtcACAATctctatcccagtcagactcacacactgtatcccagtcagactcacacactgtatcccagtcacaaactgtatcccagtcacgctcacacactgtatcccagtcacactcgcacactgtatcccagtcagactcacacactgtatcccagtcacacttgcacactgtatcccagtcacgctcacacactgtatcccagtcagactcacacactgtctcccagtcagactcgcacactgtatcccagtcagactcgcacactgtatcccagtcagactcgcacactgtatcccagtcacgctcacacactgtatcccagtcagactcacacactgtctcccagtcacacccgcacactgtatcccagtcagactcacacactgtctcccagtcACACCCGCACACTGTAGCCcagtcacgctcacacactgtatcccagtcagactcgcacactgtatcccagtcacgctcacacactgtatcccagtcagactcgcacactgtatcccagtcagactcacactgtatcccagtcagactcacactgtatcccagtcagactcacacactgtatcccagtcagactcgcacactgtatcccagtcagactcacactgtatcccagtcagactcacacactgtatcccagtcagactcgcacactgtatcccagtcagactcgcacactgtatcccagtcagactcgcacactgtatcccagtcagactcgcacactgtatcccagtcagactcacacactgtatcccagtcagactcgcacactgtatcccagtcagactcacactgtatcccagtcagactcacactgtatcccagtcagactcacacactgtatcccagtcagactcacacactgtatcccagtcagactcgcacactgtatcccagtcacgctcacacactgtatcccagtcagactcgcacactgtatcccagtcacgctcacacactgtatcccagtcacacccgcacactgtatcccagtcacgctcacacactgtatcccagtcagactcgcacactgtatcccagtcacgctcacacactgtatcccagtcacacccgcacactgtatcccagtcaggctcacacactgtatcccagtcaggctcacacactgtatcccagtcagactcgcacactgtatcccagtcagactcacactgtatcccagtcagactcacactgtatcccagtcagactcacacactgtatcccagtcagactcacactgtatcccagtcagactcgcacactgtatcccagtcacgctcacacactgtatcccagtcagactcacacactgtatcccagtcagactcacactgtatcccagtcagactcgcacactgtatcccagtcagacgcacactgtatcccagtcagactcgcacactgtatcccagtcacgctcacacactgtatcccagtcagactcgcacactgtatcccagtcagattcgcacactgtatcccagtcagactcacactgtatcccagtcagactcacactgtatcccagtcagactcacacactgtatcccagtcacgctcacacactgtattccagtcagactcgcacactgtatcccagtcacgctcacacactgtatcccagtcagac from the Scyliorhinus torazame isolate Kashiwa2021f chromosome 10, sScyTor2.1, whole genome shotgun sequence genome contains:
- the LOC140430289 gene encoding uncharacterized protein → MEHQLLCCEGEPIRRAYKDSNLINDRVLQTMLRTEENCLPSLSYFKCVQKEILPSMRKIVATWMLEVCEEQKCEEEVFPIAMNYLDRYLSIELTKKTHLQLLGATCMFLASKMKETIPLTAEKLCIYTDNSIRPEELLVNGQSPPQTHTHTQPPSNLISRNVPLPTHHNIAVSPPSAAKEEICCKKIRHHGHFENRLNTFLPLTISKCLTAIEVPLLLQGGNHSNQVSHKNFMSSGNRQRKDASIFFSRGHKEKVTITTDPSNQLLQLEPTYEAKFISGKRRKGEQQIWPPLLKSLRKK